The genomic DNA GTATGTCCTGCTTCATCGTCGATCACCTGAGCATAAATATGATCGAGACTACGGAATACATTCAGGCGGGGACGCGTCGCCGTTCCCGAAAGCTTCATGCGAATGCGGCGCTGACGACGTTTACGCGCTTCTCTGGATTTAATAGACATCGTCTCTACCTCTAAACTTTACCAGCTTTACCAGCCTTGCGGCGAATAGTCTCATCAGCGTAGCGAATTCCTTTGCCTTTGTATGGCTCCGGGGGACGCTGTTTGCGGATATTGGCGCAGATTTCACCCAATACCTGTTTGTCGTTGGCCGTTACCACAATGCTCTTGCCGCGGTTTTCCACCTCGAACTTCAGGTCATGTGGCGGAACCACGGTAACAGGATGGGAATAACCTACGAAGAGTACGAGGTCCTGCCCCTGCATTTCCGCGCGGTAGCCGACACCTTCGATCTCCAGGCGTTTCTTGAAGCCTTCACTGACGCCAACAACCATGTTGTTCAGGAGGGCGCGCGTCAGGCCGTGTAGGGCGCGATGCTCTCGTGTATCACTAGGACGACTCACGCGCAAGATGCCGGCATCCGCCTCAACAATCATATCCGGGTGCAGTTGCTGTGACAGTTTGCCCCTGGGGCCGGTCACTGTCACAAAAGACCCGTCAATTTCCACTTTTACACCTGCCGGAACAGGGACAGGCATTTTTCCTATTCGGGACATGCCATACCTCTTCTACCAAATCTTGCACAGGACTTCACCACCGACGCCCAGACGGCGGGCTTTACTGTCGGTCATGACACCCCGTGAGGTTGTCAATACGGCGATTCCCATGCCATTCAGCACCCAGGGAATCTCGGTTTTTCCTACATACACGCGGCGACCTGGCTTGCTCACACGTTCCAGGCCAGTAATAACCGAGTGGCGTGTACGCCGGTCACCGATGTACTTCAACTGCACCCGCAAAACCGATTGTGGTTGCTCGGGCAATACGATGAAGTCATCAATGTAACCTTCTTCCTTCAAAACGGACGCCAGCGCCTCTTTGATTCTGGAATGGGGCATGCTAACGGATTTATGTTCCCGTTCTACTGCATTTCTTATACGCGTGAGCATATCAGCAATTGGATCACTCATTGACATGATGCACCTACCTCTACCAACTTGCCTTCACAACGCCCGGAATGTTCCCCTTCAGGGCTTCTTCACGGAAGCAGATGCGACACAATCCAAAACGACGCATGTAGCCACGTGGCCGACCACACAACTTGCAGCGATTCCGCACCCGAACCTTGTATTTACGCTTGGTTTCCCGCGCAATCATGGATTTCTTGGCCATATCTTTGTCCTTATCTCTCAGTCACAACGGATGGTGTCTATCAAACTGGCCTAATCACGCTTGAAGGGCATGCCCAACAGTGCCAGCAAACGTCGTCCCTCATCATCCGTCTTTGCGGTCGTTACAATGCTCACTTCCATTCCGCGCACCTTGTCGATAGAGTCATAACGAATCTCCGGGAAGATGAGCTGCTCGCGCAAACCCAGCGTGTAATTCCCACGACCATCAAACGAGTAGGGGGAAACGCCCTGGAAATCGCGCGTGCGGGGCAGCGCCACGTGGATAAGCCTGGTGAGGAAGCTCCACATACGGTCGCCGCGCAACGTCACCTTGACCCCAATGGTGCGGCCCTCGCGCAGCTTAAAGCCGGCAATAGAGCGACGAGCTTTGGTGACGACGGGTTTTTGTCCCGTAATTGTCGTGATGTCGCGCACGGCAAACTCCAACGCCTTAGGGTTGTCCAGTGCTTCACCCAGGCCAACGTTAACCACGACCTTTTCGATGCGCGGCGCTTGCATAACGCTTTTGTACTTGAATTCCTTCATCAGAGCCGGCACAACGCTTTCTTTGTACTGCTCTGTTAATGCTGTAATAGCCATTCTATCCTCCAGGCTGAGTAGCAGACAGGTCTTGCCAGATGGTTGCCTGTCTGGCACAGCGCCAGTGATGTCACTCTAATGATTGACCGCTTTTCTTGGAATAGCGTACCCGTCGTCCATCTTCGTCGCGGCGCAATCCAATGCGCGTCAGTTGGCCCGTGGTGGGGCAAACGAGCATCACGTTTGAAGCATCAATAGGCGCTTCAAACTCGATAATGCCGCCGGGCGCGGGACGCCCACCTGTCTGGCGGGGTTTCTGGTGCTTCTTAACGACATTGACACCAGAGACGACAACGCGATTCTGTTCTGGAATAACGCGCAAAACGGTGCCACGAATGCCTTTGAAGTTGCCGGCAATTACCTCTACCTGATCATTTACTTTGAGACGCATAGCCTTACTCTCCTACAGCACTTCTGGCGCCAGCGATAGAATACGGCTAAAGCCTTTTTCTCGCAGTTCGCGCGCCACAGGGCCGAAAATACGTGTCCCTACCGGTGTGCGGCCATCCGTTCCCAGGATAACAACGGCGTTATCGTCAAAACGAATATAACTGCCATCGGAGCGGCGATACTCTTTGTTGGTGCGCACAATGACGGCGCGCACCACACTGCTCTTCTTCACCGTTCCATTCGGCGTTGCCTTCTTCACCGTAGCTACGACAATGTCGCCCACGTGTCCATAAATGCGCTTGGAACCACCCAAAACACGGATCACGGAGACTTCGCGCGCTCCTGAATTATCCGCTACCTTTAAGAGACTTTCTTGTTGAATCATGGTGTTGTCTCCTATTGGGCGCGATCCAGGATAGCCATGACTGTCCAACGCTTGTCGCGGCTGATCGGTTTAGATTCGATAATCTGCACGCGATCACCGATTTGGCATTCATTCTTTTCGTCGTGCGCCTTATATTTCTTTACCAGCCGAACCACCTTACCGTACAGAGGATGGCGCTTAGTCGTCGCCACGGCCACGACTACGGTCTTGTCCATCTTGTCGCTGGTTACGACTCCGATTAAACGTTTGCGTTGATCTCTCATCTTCTCTACCCTGCAATCTCGTACTGCGTCACCCGGCGCGGCTGCCGCCCTTCCTGACGCTTCTGGCGCGGGAAGTTGTGCTTCTGGTTCAGATTGACCTGGGCTGTCGCCATGCTGGCATCATTATTGTCCGTGAATGTCACCAACCAGGTACTCAGCTCATAGTCATAGTGCGCACTGGCCTGCCACTCTTTGCCGGCCAACACAGCTGCAATCTCAGGTTCTTGCGCCGCCAGGGCAACAGCCTGATGACGGGCATTGAGAACGGTCTCCAGGCGAGCGATCTCCTGGCGCACCTTCTTCAGGCGAGAATAATCTTCCAGGCGGCCCGTAGCCCGCTGAAAACGCAAATTGAACATTTCTTCACGAGCGTTTTCCAACATCTCTTCCAGTTTGATGTTGCTCATGTCTCGTAATTCCACAATGCTAGCCATTAGATTCCCTCTTCTCGTGCAATGACCTGCGTTTTGATGGGCAGTTTGTACCCGGCCAAGCGCAGAGCCTCACGGGCGATGTCGTCCGGCACGCCGGAAATCTCGAACAAAATACGGCCAGGCTTTACCACGGCAACCCAATGGTCTACGGAGCCTTTGCCCTTGCCCATGCGCGTTTCGGCTGGTTTTGCCGTCACGGGTTTGTCGGGAAAGACGCGAATCCAATACTTACCACGACGGCGCATCTGGCGGACGATGGTACGGCGAATTGCCTCGATCTGGCGGCTGGTTATCCACCCGGGGGCCATCGCCTGCAATCCAAAATCGCCGTGCAACAGTTCCGTGCCACCTTTCGCCATGCCGCGCATCCGCCCACGAAACTGTTTGCGATACTTGACGCGTTTTGGCATTAACATGATGAATTCTCCAAATATCTCGAACGCCGCTGTTTTTAGCCTAGCTGCTGACGTAGACGTCCGTGGTTTCTTTCTGCGGCAGGACTTCGCCTTTGTAGATCCACACTTTAATGCCAATGCGGCCAAAGGTGGTTAAGGCTTCCGCGAAGCCGTAATCAATGTTGGCGCGCAATGTGTTGCGCGGCACCTGCCCGTCCCACACTTTTTCTTTACGGGCCATTTCCGCGCCGGAGAGACGGCCACCTGCTTCGATGCGCACGCCTTGCGCGCCCTGGCGCATAGCCTGGGTCACGGCCCGTTTCATGGCGCGACTGTGGGAGATGCGCCGTTCAAGCTGGCCGGCGATGTTCTCGGCTACCAGTCGGGCATCGAGGTCGGGTTGGGTGATTTCCTCTACTTCCAACTTGACGGCTTTGTTGGTCAAGTCTTTCAGTTTATTGCGCAGTTCCTTAACGGTTGCGCCTTTCCGCCCAATAACAATACCTGGCTTGGCCGTCCAGATGACGACTTGAACTTGATTCGGAAAACGTTCGATTTCGATATTGGAAATGCCGGCCTGAGCCAATTCCTGGCGCACCAACGCACGAATAGCGAAGTCCTCGTGCAGCAAATCGCGGTAGCGTTCGCCCTCGGCATACCAGCGGGTATTCCAGTCGCGAATAATCTTCAAACGAAATCCGATTGGATGTACTTTACGCCCCAAGGTTAGTCCTCCTTACTCTAGATATTCCGTCGCTTCACGCTCGGCCAGGATAACGGTTATGTGCGAGGTTCGGCGCATGATCGGCTTAAACCGTCCGCGAGCGCCGAAGCGTCCACCATAGGGGCGCAAACGATTGCGCGGTCCTTCGTCAGCGTAAATGCGGCTGATGAACAGATCATCGGCTTCCAGGCCGAAGTTTTCTTCGGCATTGGCAATGGCTGATTGCACCAGTTTGAAGACTGGTTCAGCGGCTCGATTGGGCATGAAGCGCAGTATCTCTAGCGCTTCTTCCGCATCTTTTCCACGAACTGTATCAATGACCAGACGGACTTTCTGTGGCGAAATGCCAATGTGTCGGGCCACCGCTTTGACTTCGAATGCTTCTATCATCGTTATCTACGCCCTTTCTTTTCTGCTTTGCTGATGTGGCCGCGAAAGGTGCGGGTAGGGGCGAATTCACCCAGTTTGTGCCCCACCATGTTTTCGGTGATGTAGATGGGAATGTGACGGCGGCCATCATAGACGCCAATGGTGTGACCAACCATTTGCGGAAAGATGGTGCTGGACCGTGACCAGGTGCGGATGACCATTCTGCCACCGGTGGCGTTCAATCTTTCGATTTTTTTCAGCAGTTTGGGGTCGATAAATGGACCCTTCTTGAGTGATCTTGACATCGCTTGTTCTCCTAACGGCGCTTCTTGCTACGGCGACGAAAAATGAACTTGTCGGTGGATTTGTTGCTGCGGGTCCGTGTGCCCTGGGCGGGTTTGCCCCAGGGGGTTTTGGGGCCAGCCATACCAATGGGAGAGCGGCCTTCGCCACCACCATGTGGATGGTCTCGCGGCGACATGGCAGAGCCGCGCACGGTGGGGCGGATGCCCAGGTGACGTTTGCGACCTGCTTTGCCAAGTTTGACGTTGCCGTGTTCGACGTTGCCGACCTGGCCGATGGTTGCCAGGCAATCCTGGCGGATGTAGCGTTCTTCGCCGGAAGGAAGGCGGACGATGGCGTATTGCTCTCCTTCTTTGGCCAGGAGTTGGGCGGAAGTGCCGGCAGAACGAGCGATCTGACCACCGCGACCTGGTTGCAATTCGATGTTGTGTATCTGCGTACCCAGAGGGATGTTGCGGATGGGCATCGTGTTGCCGGGGCGAATTTCCGTGCGTTCGTCACTAAGAATCGTATCATCGACGCGCAGGCCAAGAGGGGCGACAACGTACCGTTTTTCGCCATCGGCGTAGACGACCAGCGCGATGCGGGCGGAACGATTGGGGTCATATTCGATAGAGGCGATACGCCCCGGAATGCCGAATTTGTCCCGCTTGAAATCAATGAAGCGATAGCGCCGTTTGTGCCCGCCGCCGCGATGCCGCACCGTGACCTTGCCACGGAAATTGCGACCACCCCGCTTGCGCAATCCTTTTGACAGGCTGCGCTCCGGCTGGCTGTGCGTGATTTCTTCAAATGTCTGGCCGCTCATTCCGCGGCGGCCAGGTGAAGTTGGTTTGAATACTTTGATTGGCATGTTTCCTCCAGAGATGGGCGCAGATTTCGCCGTTGGTGGGAACGAGACCCCACGGTGGGCGAAACCGTCATCCCTGCTTACTAAACACCTTCAAATACGTTGATTGTGTCACCGGGGGAGAGAGTGACGATGGCCTTTTTCCAGCCAGATTTGCGAATGGCCATACGGCGCAGGCGACGGGCGCGCTTTGCCGGCATATTCGCTATCCGCACTTTCTCCACGGTCACATTCGGGTAGGCCAGTTCCACGGCCATTTTGATTTGCACTTTGTTGGCCTGAGGATGCACCACAAACGTGTACTGGTTATAACGGTCAACCATAATCGTGCTTTTTTCCGTCACTACCGGGCGACGGATAATGTCTCGCCAATGCATCGCTTATTCCTCCTCTTCCAACATAGCGTAGGTGTAAGCGTCTTCCTGGCCGAGGAAGGATTCAATCGCATCTAGCGATTCCAGCGACAGGACGACTTTGCCGTATCCTAGCACGTCGCGTACGTTCAGGTACGTATCGCGCAGCAGCTTCACATCCGCCAGGTTGCGGGCGGAGAGGAGGATATTGTTGTCGCTGTCCGCCGGCATCAGCAGCAGTACGCTGTCATCTCCCACCAGTCGGGCCAAAGCCGCGGACATTTCCTTCGTCCGGGGTGTGTCCAGGTGCAGTCGATCCACGACGACCACATCTCCCGACTGGGCCTTCACGGTGAGCGCGGAGCGCAAGGCGGCGCGGCGCATTTTGCGCGGCATATCCTTGCTGTAGTCGCGGGGCAGGGGGCCGTGGGCCACGCCGCCGCCAACAAAAATGGGGGCGCGACGGCTGCCATGACGGGCGCGGCCCGTGCCTTTTTGCCGATACCACTTGGCCGTCGTGCGGTTCACCTCACCACGGGTCTTGGCTTTGTGTGTGCCCTGGCGGGCGTTTGCTAATTGTCGTACAAGCGCCTGGTGCATCAGGCCGCGGTTGACTTTGGCTTCAAAAATAACGGGCGAAAGCTCAACCTGGTCAACCTGCTCACCAGCCATGTTCATAACAGGAACTTCCATCACACTGTCTCCACTAGCTCTTCGCAGCTTCTCGAATGATAACCAGGCCGCCTTTGGCCCCGGGCACGGCGCCTCTGACCGCGATCAGATTCTTCTCCGGGTCAATGCGAACCACCTGTAAGTTCTGGGCCGTAGTGCGATCATTGCCCATGCGGCCTGCCATGCGCGTGCCCTTGAAGACGCGGCCCACATGAGAAGTGGAACCGATAGAACCGGGGGCGCGATGCCGGTCGGACTGGCCGTGGGTTTTGGGACCACCACGGAAACCGTGGCGTTTCACACCACCCTGGAAGCCTCGTCCTTTGCTCTTTCCAGTCACGTCAACGTGGCTGCCAATTTCAAATTGCTCAACGGTGAGGACCTGGCCGATTTGATAATCTTCGGCGGTTTTGGTACGGAACTCGCGCAGGATTTTGAGTGCCGGCATATTCCGGACATTCTTGCGCGGACGATTCTTCTTGCCCGCCTTCACACGACCCAGA from Ardenticatenales bacterium includes the following:
- the rplV gene encoding 50S ribosomal protein L22, producing the protein MIEAFEVKAVARHIGISPQKVRLVIDTVRGKDAEEALEILRFMPNRAAEPVFKLVQSAIANAEENFGLEADDLFISRIYADEGPRNRLRPYGGRFGARGRFKPIMRRTSHITVILAEREATEYLE
- the rplX gene encoding 50S ribosomal protein L24, translated to MRLKVNDQVEVIAGNFKGIRGTVLRVIPEQNRVVVSGVNVVKKHQKPRQTGGRPAPGGIIEFEAPIDASNVMLVCPTTGQLTRIGLRRDEDGRRVRYSKKSGQSLE
- a CDS encoding type Z 30S ribosomal protein S14; protein product: MAKKSMIARETKRKYKVRVRNRCKLCGRPRGYMRRFGLCRICFREEALKGNIPGVVKASW
- the rplE gene encoding 50S ribosomal protein L5, coding for MTALTEQYKESVVPALMKEFKYKSVMQAPRIEKVVVNVGLGEALDNPKALEFAVRDITTITGQKPVVTKARRSIAGFKLREGRTIGVKVTLRGDRMWSFLTRLIHVALPRTRDFQGVSPYSFDGRGNYTLGLREQLIFPEIRYDSIDKVRGMEVSIVTTAKTDDEGRRLLALLGMPFKRD
- the rpsC gene encoding 30S ribosomal protein S3, which codes for MGRKVHPIGFRLKIIRDWNTRWYAEGERYRDLLHEDFAIRALVRQELAQAGISNIEIERFPNQVQVVIWTAKPGIVIGRKGATVKELRNKLKDLTNKAVKLEVEEITQPDLDARLVAENIAGQLERRISHSRAMKRAVTQAMRQGAQGVRIEAGGRLSGAEMARKEKVWDGQVPRNTLRANIDYGFAEALTTFGRIGIKVWIYKGEVLPQKETTDVYVSS
- the rpsH gene encoding 30S ribosomal protein S8, giving the protein MSMSDPIADMLTRIRNAVEREHKSVSMPHSRIKEALASVLKEEGYIDDFIVLPEQPQSVLRVQLKYIGDRRTRHSVITGLERVSKPGRRVYVGKTEIPWVLNGMGIAVLTTSRGVMTDSKARRLGVGGEVLCKIW
- the rplF gene encoding 50S ribosomal protein L6 — translated: MSRIGKMPVPVPAGVKVEIDGSFVTVTGPRGKLSQQLHPDMIVEADAGILRVSRPSDTREHRALHGLTRALLNNMVVGVSEGFKKRLEIEGVGYRAEMQGQDLVLFVGYSHPVTVVPPHDLKFEVENRGKSIVVTANDKQVLGEICANIRKQRPPEPYKGKGIRYADETIRRKAGKAGKV
- the rpsS gene encoding 30S ribosomal protein S19 — translated: MSRSLKKGPFIDPKLLKKIERLNATGGRMVIRTWSRSSTIFPQMVGHTIGVYDGRRHIPIYITENMVGHKLGEFAPTRTFRGHISKAEKKGRR
- the rpsQ gene encoding 30S ribosomal protein S17 is translated as MRDQRKRLIGVVTSDKMDKTVVVAVATTKRHPLYGKVVRLVKKYKAHDEKNECQIGDRVQIIESKPISRDKRWTVMAILDRAQ
- the rplP gene encoding 50S ribosomal protein L16; amino-acid sequence: MLMPKRVKYRKQFRGRMRGMAKGGTELLHGDFGLQAMAPGWITSRQIEAIRRTIVRQMRRRGKYWIRVFPDKPVTAKPAETRMGKGKGSVDHWVAVVKPGRILFEISGVPDDIAREALRLAGYKLPIKTQVIAREEGI
- the rplN gene encoding 50S ribosomal protein L14, producing the protein MIQQESLLKVADNSGAREVSVIRVLGGSKRIYGHVGDIVVATVKKATPNGTVKKSSVVRAVIVRTNKEYRRSDGSYIRFDDNAVVILGTDGRTPVGTRIFGPVARELREKGFSRILSLAPEVL
- the rplC gene encoding 50S ribosomal protein L3, which produces MKGLLGFKVGMTQIIEPNGDAVPVTIIQAGPCPVTQVKTIKTDGYNAVQLGFAETKDQRLTRGQLGHLGRVKAGKKNRPRKNVRNMPALKILREFRTKTAEDYQIGQVLTVEQFEIGSHVDVTGKSKGRGFQGGVKRHGFRGGPKTHGQSDRHRAPGSIGSTSHVGRVFKGTRMAGRMGNDRTTAQNLQVVRIDPEKNLIAVRGAVPGAKGGLVIIREAAKS
- the rplD gene encoding 50S ribosomal protein L4, translated to MEVPVMNMAGEQVDQVELSPVIFEAKVNRGLMHQALVRQLANARQGTHKAKTRGEVNRTTAKWYRQKGTGRARHGSRRAPIFVGGGVAHGPLPRDYSKDMPRKMRRAALRSALTVKAQSGDVVVVDRLHLDTPRTKEMSAALARLVGDDSVLLLMPADSDNNILLSARNLADVKLLRDTYLNVRDVLGYGKVVLSLESLDAIESFLGQEDAYTYAMLEEEE
- the rpmC gene encoding 50S ribosomal protein L29 translates to MASIVELRDMSNIKLEEMLENAREEMFNLRFQRATGRLEDYSRLKKVRQEIARLETVLNARHQAVALAAQEPEIAAVLAGKEWQASAHYDYELSTWLVTFTDNNDASMATAQVNLNQKHNFPRQKRQEGRQPRRVTQYEIAG
- the rplW gene encoding 50S ribosomal protein L23, which translates into the protein MHWRDIIRRPVVTEKSTIMVDRYNQYTFVVHPQANKVQIKMAVELAYPNVTVEKVRIANMPAKRARRLRRMAIRKSGWKKAIVTLSPGDTINVFEGV
- the rplB gene encoding 50S ribosomal protein L2, with amino-acid sequence MPIKVFKPTSPGRRGMSGQTFEEITHSQPERSLSKGLRKRGGRNFRGKVTVRHRGGGHKRRYRFIDFKRDKFGIPGRIASIEYDPNRSARIALVVYADGEKRYVVAPLGLRVDDTILSDERTEIRPGNTMPIRNIPLGTQIHNIELQPGRGGQIARSAGTSAQLLAKEGEQYAIVRLPSGEERYIRQDCLATIGQVGNVEHGNVKLGKAGRKRHLGIRPTVRGSAMSPRDHPHGGGEGRSPIGMAGPKTPWGKPAQGTRTRSNKSTDKFIFRRRSKKRR